The Hujiaoplasma nucleasis DNA window GAAAGCCTTCTGAATTATCTAGATTACTATTTAGATCATTATTTAGGAAAATCATCGATTGATAAGATGGATTTATGTATCTCTGGTATGTTTATAGAATTGCTGTCTTATGGGAAAATCCAAGATCATAGATTGTTTACTTTAATTGATTATGTATTGGATCACACAATGTCAGATGGAGCCTGGAATTGTCAGTGGAACCATAAGTCAAAACCAAGAATATCTTCAGTTCATACGACCATTAATATTTTAGAAGGTCTTAATGAATATCTTAAGAATGATTATTCTTATCGTAAAAACGAAGTTTCTATTCGTGTTATAAAAGCCATTGAAGTTTTAATGTCTAGACACTTGCTTTTTGTAAAAACTACTAAAGAACCTATACATCCAAGTTTTGTTGATCATCATTATCCGCCTAGATGGAAATATGATTATTTAAGAATTTTAGAGTTTCTAGCAAAGAGAAAACATCCATATCAAATAGAGATGCAAGCTGCGCTTGATCTTTTATATAAGAAACTAAAAAATGGTCGTTTAAGTAAGGGTTCAAGAATCTCTGGTAAAATTCATTTTCCGATTGAACAGGAGACTTATGGGAGATTTAATACTTTAAGAGCTTATATCGTTTTGAAAGAATATCATAAGGAATTATATAATCATATTGTTGGGAGTGAAATATGAATAAAATAGGTGAAGGAAAAACAGCTGAAGTATTTTCAGATGGTCAATATGCATATAAGAAATATCGTGATCATTACGATATTAGAAATATAGAGTATGAAGTTAAGGTGCAAAATGAAATATTCAATAAAACCAATTTGAATGTATGTCATTATGATATTGAAAATAATATGATTAAAATGACTTTATTAAATGGTATAGAGTTTGCTGATAGGATTAGGTTAGAAAAGTATAAATTATGGTTAGAAGATTTTACTGACCTACAGTGTCAAACCTATGAATACGATCAAATTGAGTTGTTGGATGTTTATCAAGTTTTTAATAAGCAAGTCATGGCTTCTAGTCTTGATGATTCTTTAAAAAATAAAGCCTTAGTATCCCTAAGCAAAATTGATAAGATTTATAAATTATGTCATCTTGATTTTCATCCTCTAAATATTATTTATACTGAAGACAAATATTTTATAATTGATTGGACAAATGCAAAATTAGCGCATCCAGTCATGGATATAGCAAGTACTTATATTATCTTTAGACAATACTTAAAAAGACAAGCAAACAAGTATTTGAATATGATGATTAAGAAGACTGGATACAATAAAGATCAAATATGTAATGCTTTGCCTATCATGGCTTTTATTAAGTTAAGAGAAAGTGACCATGAAGACAATCAGTTTTTAATTGATTTAATTAATGGAAATGATTTGATTTATGATAGATACTAATCGTTTAATATTAAGAAAATTTACAGATAGTGATTTAGATGCTTATTATCAAATCATGAAAGAAAAATCTGTTTACCAATGGTTAGGCAAGGGTGGGCAAAGAACTAAAGAGCATGTACTAAAAACGATAGAGTATTATAAAAAACATTGGATACAATATGGTATAGGTAATTTTGCAGTTTACTTAAAAGATAAAAATGAACTTATTGGCCATTGTGGTTTTAATTGCATCGATGAACTCGGTGGATTTGAATTGCTTTATGCTTTGTCTGAGGACCACTGGTATAAAGGTTATGCGAGCGAAGCAAGTATAGCCTGTCTTGAGTGGTTAGAAAAACAAGGGTCTCTTAGTAAGGTCTATGCTTTATCATATCCAGATAATCATAGATCAATTCACGTGATAGAAAAATTAAACTTTATATATATTGGAAACAAGCATTTATTCGGAGTGGATTTAAGAGCCTTTGAATTAAATTTCCAAAGTAGACACTAAATTATAGGGTCTACTTTTTATTATGATTATAAATTATTTAATGAAAATTCACACAACTTTTTCATATATTTGCATAAAATTTGAATACTTTTTCAAATATAAGCAAAATATTTTAAAATAATCTTGACACCAATGAAAATAAATGATAATATTTGAAATGTAATGAAAAGGCATGAGAAGGGGGGGAAGGTTAATGGATTATTCAATAAGACTCAATGGCTTTTTATCTAAAGGTTATTCATTAGAAGAAACTTTTAAAGCATTATCAACCATTGACGGCGCAACCCATGTTGATTTAAATTATCCGGAACATTTCGAAGGATTAAGTATTGAATCTATGAAATCCTTGTTAAATAAATATAATTTAAAGGTTTCTAGTGTTGCGGCTAGATTTAGAGAAGGTTTTGAAAATGGTGAATTTACCAATCAAGATCCTACAATTGTAAAAAAAGCTCTTGATATTGTTAAGAAATCAGCTGATATGGCTGTAGCTTTAGATTGTAATCATGTAATTTTATGGTTTGCTCAAGATGGATGGACTTATCCTTTTGAAGTAGATTATGAAAAAATCTGGGTTCAATCAAGAGATTGCATAAGAGAATGTTGTGATTATAATAAGGAAGTAGATTTTTCCATTGAATATAAACCTTTTGAACCAAGAACATTTTCTTTATATTCATCAGCGGCTATTACAGCCATGATGGCTAAAGAAGTTGATCGTAAAAATATATTTGTAACAATGGATTTAGCGCATGTATATATGAAAGATGAAATGCCATCGTTTTCAGTGTCGCTATTAATGCATCATCATTTATTATCTGCTATACATGTTAATGATGGTTATGGTTTACAAGATGATGGTTTATTGGTTGGTTCAATAAGATTTATT harbors:
- a CDS encoding phosphotransferase family protein: MNKIGEGKTAEVFSDGQYAYKKYRDHYDIRNIEYEVKVQNEIFNKTNLNVCHYDIENNMIKMTLLNGIEFADRIRLEKYKLWLEDFTDLQCQTYEYDQIELLDVYQVFNKQVMASSLDDSLKNKALVSLSKIDKIYKLCHLDFHPLNIIYTEDKYFIIDWTNAKLAHPVMDIASTYIIFRQYLKRQANKYLNMMIKKTGYNKDQICNALPIMAFIKLRESDHEDNQFLIDLINGNDLIYDRY
- a CDS encoding sugar phosphate isomerase/epimerase family protein — translated: MDYSIRLNGFLSKGYSLEETFKALSTIDGATHVDLNYPEHFEGLSIESMKSLLNKYNLKVSSVAARFREGFENGEFTNQDPTIVKKALDIVKKSADMAVALDCNHVILWFAQDGWTYPFEVDYEKIWVQSRDCIRECCDYNKEVDFSIEYKPFEPRTFSLYSSAAITAMMAKEVDRKNIFVTMDLAHVYMKDEMPSFSVSLLMHHHLLSAIHVNDGYGLQDDGLLVGSIRFIQTLEFYYYLIKYKYDKAIYFDTFPIREKPEEEVKQNIRMSNKIFELIHMIGMDKIEEIIKKNDAIQAQEIMMMCLK
- a CDS encoding GNAT family N-acetyltransferase → MIDTNRLILRKFTDSDLDAYYQIMKEKSVYQWLGKGGQRTKEHVLKTIEYYKKHWIQYGIGNFAVYLKDKNELIGHCGFNCIDELGGFELLYALSEDHWYKGYASEASIACLEWLEKQGSLSKVYALSYPDNHRSIHVIEKLNFIYIGNKHLFGVDLRAFELNFQSRH